The Hevea brasiliensis isolate MT/VB/25A 57/8 chromosome 1, ASM3005281v1, whole genome shotgun sequence DNA segment GATAGTCTTGTTAATATTTAATTTGGGTTTAAATTGAATTTGGACTTTTCTAATTtagactttgaatcaaattgaaataaaatgatccaactttaatttaattgacttttaattttaattaaacttaGATTGGAATCCTTCGAGTTAAaactgatttaaaaaaaaaaaaaaaaaaaaaaaaccattaatAAATATAGATAGAACTAGAACCATAAACTAAATTGGAGGACCCTGTACTCTGATCTCAATCCTCTTAAATCGTGAACCGTAATCGTTGGTTCCGCGACGACCAGACTACTGTCACCCCCTAGCGGACGGCACATATGTAAACGGACGTTATTAATGCTTAAACTGCCCTGCAAATTGACTTGGATGATCCTTAGAGAGGTTCTCTAAATTCCTTTTCCCCTCAGGACTATAGCCTTAAATCTGCAGTATGAGCAGATACCAGCAGATTCTTATTCGTCTTCTTCTCTTGACTTGATAGAATCTTACAGGTACTAGCTGAGAGCTCTAGCAACACCCTTTACCCTCAGACCATCGGAACTGGCCAAAGGCCATGATTTGAACATTCTCCACAGAACTAGAAACCTTCTTTTCAAGTTTGCTCAGTCTCTAGGCCTCAAATTCCAATTTTATCCTCTTCTCCTCAACAAGATCCTCCTTCGCTTCCCTCTGCAATTATCAAATCAGTGACCAAATCAAATCATAACCTTTAAGCCAACATGAAAAATGTCCCCACTACACAAACATGATGGATCGGTGAGCCTGAGTGCTCTTGGGTACTAATGATAAGTTCTGGAAGAGGAAACTGGAATGCTTATGCTGTCCTGTCATTATCGCCAGCTCGCATAGTTTAATGCGTTGTGTACcggaaacaatgaaaatgaaaacTATACAAGGGAAAAAGCACAAGACAAGGTTAATGCATTTGCCTGTTAAATTGTGGAGTTCTGCGAGAGTTCTCATCTTCACTTTTCCGCGCCAAAAATCAAATCCCATTGTCCGATGTAATCACTTGTTTCTCTTTCTCACCCCTCACAAATAGCAGTCGGTTGTCGATTCCACCCCAAGTTTTGCTTTCCCTCTTCCTCAAAATGAGAACCAACTGGGAAAATTATATTCACTGAACCCCGCCAAAAGCAAGGTTTAGCTATCTAGCTTCAGTTGGAAAATTATCATACTAGTAAATCCAACATTCCATCTTCTTGTTTTGAATGCTAGGAATAACAATGCAAATCCAAGATGTTTGAAAAGATCGTACTTGTTCAACGGCAGGTCATAGAAATGAAAGCCTTGGAAATCGTGGAGTACTCTTATAACCTCCTAACCAGAACCACCAGCACCAGGAAACTTAAAACACGACCTAAAAATTATTTAGATTATCAATATCTACACCATGTCCGATGACACATATCATCCTTTTCAAGGTTGCCAGCGAAACATGGCTGCAGATTTGCTGAATTCACAATCCGTCTCCATATAACAGACATCACATAACATACCGGCAGTGAAATTACCATACATATCAGGCATTCTTATAGTGAAATTACTGAACTATGCATTTGCTCCATATTAACCAATGTAACAATCTTTACATGTCAGACAACTGACGCCATTTGTAATGTAACAATCTTTAAATGTCAGACAGCTCATGCCATTTGTCCAAAAGGAATTTCAATATTgagactttaatttttttttcttttttgatagttgatattgagactttacattgatacaacaGTACATTAAAATACAGCAGTACATTAAAAAAATGTTCCTAAAATTCTCTACTGATTTCTCAAGCTTAACCCTATATGCTTCATTAATGTAAAAACAACCAGTATTACATTAGTATGAAATATGGTCAATCCTAAGCCTATCCAAAAGCCATCTCAACCTATGAAAGAATATACCATACTACAAGCTGTTTGTGTTCTCTAAGAACAGGTTAGTTTGTCTAAAAATGTTTCTCAAGGGAACATATAAATTATAGAATTTCTTGGAGAATTTCTTTATTGGCTGCTAATACACTTCTTTTTGAGGTTGAAGTTGCAGTTACAAACATAGAAGGCTGTAGAAAACGAGTGGTATAAATGCATTATCAAGTTGTGCTGTGTAGGCTTCCAACAAACCACTCACAATCACTGCTAGGAGAAGAGAGACCCAATGCTGCATAAATTAGTGTTGGAAATGTCAACTTGTGCATCAATGACACAATTAGGGCAGAAAAGGAGAGAGATTAATCAAACACATAATAAGATATTCCACAAATCTTCttattcttaattttattttttccatTTTAAGTAGGGGCAGACAGATGTTAGAAATTGTGAATAtgatgcacacacacacacaaagatGACTGGAGGTTTGAGCCCAGAAACTTGTCATAAATGCACAAGCATCTGGGAGGAACTTGTATTCACAATATTTAGCATCAGAACTTGGAATAGGATGTAATGAGTTTGAAATGTGATAAGCATGAGCATCTAAATCTCAGGGGCGTCAACTAATCCATAAGGTATTGGTCCATGATTATAATGCTGGTTTTGAAAAACCCAATAAAGGAGTTCTATTAAACTGATTCAATAAGGCTCATATCCAAAAAAGAATAATAGACTGATTTAGTTAGTTCAACTGTCCAAGAAATTAGATTGAACAGACAATAAGATGATTATTCAGGAAACTATAAGCATGTGAATGCAGGCATGCATTTGTGTGTGTGCAAAAGCTTGTGTATTTCCATGAGGAGCTTAGAAAGACAGACCTGTGTAAAAATATATCCAGTGGATGCAAGAATTGGAAGCAAAACTGAGCAAGCAGCCAGGACAGATGTTATACCAGCTGCAGTGCCTTCAATGGTTTTCTCTAGAAAGTAAGCAAGTTTCACAACATATTAGCATGGTAAAGAAAGCAATACTTGCCCAAGAATAATCTCCTCTTTCTTTCGttcttctttcatttttctaAGGAAAAAGAATACTTACTTCCAGTTTTGCTCCACCGGAGGACACCATATTTGTGCCCAACCATTGAAGCCTGTATATAAAAGCAAGGCCATCTTTTTATTCTAGAAAGAAACAATTATCTATGCACAACGGAAGAGAATAATACACTGGCTGTAAAAACTATGAATTTCCTCAAAGTCATATCCCGTGATTCTCACATTCCTATTTACCACAATAAGCCTAATCTGGCCAGACAACACATTTTtgtataatttatgtaaaaatgagAGAACCTACTTTGGATATAAAAGTATTTGCTGTCATAATAATTAGGCATCTCAGATTTTATTGAAGTCTACAGATGCTAGTGATTTGTTGGACCTAGGATGTGCATTGAAAACTTCCAAAAGTTCAAAACTAGatagaaatataaaataaaaaagcaTTTCATAATTAGCATGTCAACAGTTAAATAGTAACAACCACACTCACCATTGTATCCCCAATTCCAAGGCTCAAAATCCCAGCAAAAGGAGCAAGAGGTCGATCATTGTACCCAGAAGACATCCAAATAGGAAGTGCACATCCCAGTAAGAGTGAAAAGTGGCTGTGAAAATGAAAAAAACAAAAGAAGAGCCAATCAGTCATTCACATCAAACATATGCATCTCagaagcaaactgaggagaaaacaAGCAGCCATGCCTGACAATAAGAAGATCAGAGTCACGATGGTCTGTGAATGCATTCATGAATTGATGTACGAGTTGTCCCAATGGCCAAATTCTCCATATCTGGAACAAAATATACGGTTATGAAAGacattactcaactcaactaagactTTATCCCAAAAAATTTATTAGAGCCAGTTATATGGATTCTCTTATGAAAAACACTAAAGATAAAGAAATATGAAAAAGCCATGGCATATTAAGAATGCCAGTTACAGCTCCTCAATTACGACCATTAGGACTTCAATATAGGATTTTCATGTATGTCAAAATTATAACTCTCAATACATTTCTAGAGTTTCAAAAATAAGGTCTTCTAGAAACCCTAATCCTCTTCTTTTCAGCGACAGATATTCTCTCAAATAAATTTGCTCGTTAATCTCCCAAATTGCACCTTAAAAAACTTGAATCCAGTGATCTAGAACACCCCATAAAATTAATCAACTTATTTTATTTAATCacaaaaaaaaatccaaacaaCCTGCATAGTTGATTCACTTACTCGAATAATTTCTACGGTCAAGAAAACAGCCAAGGCTGCACCAAATGCAAGGTCAAGAAATTTTGGCTGAAAGCAAATGTAAAGTCAGCAATGTATCTACTGAAACCACAAAAAAGAACAAAAGCAACAAGAAGAATAATAAAAGAGAATCTGAATCAGTCCTCCACTATTCCCAGATTACCTGGAAGATGACAGCAGGCAGAAACATTAAAACAGCCATCAGATGGTAATACTTCCGAAGAAGAATCCTCTCAATCTTACTACTCCTTGAAATGTTGTAAAACCGCAGGACAGATGCATAAATCACACATAACCAATAGATACATAATGAAAGTCTTTTAACTGGCTCAGAAAAGACAAATGTCAACACCCTGTTGAAAAAACATATGATAAGAAGTCAGTCTGAAAAGTTGCACACAATGGATTGCGGATAattaaacctcaaataaattgcacTCTGAACAATTTCAACCCTAGGAAAATAACTTGCCAAGATCAATGGACATTGCCCTTTGTAACAACTTGCATCCATGTCAGGATGGTATACACACCCATTGAACCACAAAGGCTTCCCAATTTTAGACCCATGCAGCAACAAACTTCCCCATAAAGGTGGAAATCCAAATGTCAAGAAATGTCATGCAAAGCATGGAATCAACTGTTCAGAAATATCTATACTATTAATGCAGAATAGCTATTGCCTACCCATCATTTCTAAGCTAATCTAATCACTTGAATAAACAGTTTACTTCCACGTTAGGTCAGATGGAAATCTAGTGAATAAAGGTTCCATATTGAAGTAAATATTGTGAGAAAAAAATACCATAAAAATGGATGCACTTGAAAATCCTGAACAAACTGCATCCATGAAGGGGTGATCACGACAGTGATGAGACCAAGggaagaataaaataaaaaagttctTCCTCTCTCATATGTCCCTGATGCTAAGACTGTTGCACTGAACAAGCAATCCCATGTATGTAGAACAAATTTAAAGAAAACTGGGAAGAGAAGAAGGCCAAGAAGTAGACCCTGCATGGAAGCGAACAACCTTTACTATACAGCTATGCCATTCACAATTGATTCCTTAAAGAATGATTCTCTTTTTGATAATGTCACAATTAAAAGACCATACCTGAATGATAGTACTAATCTCACTTCTTTGAATTCCATATTGTACATGATCTGACTCTGATGAGATCAAGTATCCATGAAGCTGTTCAAACAACATCCATTACCAATATAACATAAAACTTCCTGGCTTAATCCAGGGAAGAATAGTAAAATATCTTGTGAAAGCACTAGCCTTTGAAATGGTACAGGCCAACATGTCACCAAAGTAAAGAACCAGACCCGTAGTCACCAAAAGTGCTTCCCCTAAAAAAACCCAGAACAGAAAGAATTACAGAGAAAAGAATTGGCAAGGCCTTAATGAAACAGAgaaaatcataaataaaattacatCTACAAGTGCAGAAATGAacttttagaaatttattggcaCAGAAATTAACTTCAGCTACTAATCACTTGTGAAATGTATCTTGATGGCAACAAAGTCACTATAATGTATAGCGTTCGCTAGCAAAGAGCCAAGGCCCCTATATTTTGTATCAAAGAACTGAACAGTTGTCAGTAAACCATAAATTACAGCATGCAGCAATGACATATTTCAATCCATTTTATGCAAGAGAAGGAACACAAAGAGTTTTGTAattgtataaaattatttaaCCCTATATATATAATACTGTTGGAATAAACAATAACTACTAAAGCAAAGCAGAATTATTTTAGCATAGACACACATACCAATGGAAGCACATGATGGAAAGGTATTAAGTAGATGCTGCACTAATTTCACAGCTGCAAATCCATGAAAGAGCACCCACAGTAGTTTTAATGTTGTTTGCATCCCtgcaaaaaataattaaatattttaatcaggAATATAAGTCTGTCATACAAAAATTCATCAGCTGAACCACACTAAAGTCTCGGTTATGTGTATCTCTAATTAACTTGAAGGTTCAAATAATCACAAGAAAACACATAATTTGCTTACTTTATGATATCTCAGCCAACAAAAGATGAACCCTTAACACAGAATTGCATACTTACCAGTACCAGACAAAATGAACAGTGCTGCAGATAAAACAATGCAACTTAAACCAAACTTAGCACCCCATGACCAATGTGGAGGGGAGTGAGCATTGTCCAGTGAATGCCGCATGACAAAGCAGAGGAAGATAAGCACACTGAAGCAGCTAGCATATGTTGCCCAGTACTGGATCGCCAGATAATTAAGTTCTGCATGGTAAGTTACACACATCATCATAAAACAACAGCCAGAGAGGTAGATGGTTGAAGATCAAACTACAGGAGACTTTCCCTCTCAATGGTCTTACGGAACACAATGCATATAAACATAAACTATCAATCTGATGAATTCCACCAATGCAAAAGATGGCAACTCAATATGCAGCCAACATAACCAAATGGCATTTGGAACAAGTGAAACTCATTCATAGAGCTAAAATATCCATATGCTCAAATTCAGACAGGCATCTGACAATCACATTGCACTAAATGCAATAAATTTACTATCAGAACCAAGTATGAACTGattcataataatattattaaccaATATAAATGTAATTGAGTCAAGTCGCGAAGTGATAAACAAGGGAATCCAAGTGATTATCAAAATGTCGATAAAGAGACTGCTAAGCGCTAGTAACGCTATCGAGGCCAAATTGAGTGCATCATTAGTACCTTCAGATTCAATTTCATGAAATGAGAAGGCTCTTGACAGCTGTATCAACTTAGAGAGCATAACAGCAGATAATGTGACCGCACCAAGCAAAATCCCCGAGGAAGCACCAGGCCTGAAAATTCATAtattaacccaaaaaaaaaaaagtaagattaACTTATTCTTAGTATCAAATACATCATATTACACCAAATAAACCAATTCTAATCGCAATTAGCTCAAAATTGGCTCAACAAGTCTTTTGATCAGTGGTTGACAACCAAATTTCTGGCTTGAGGGCATGAAAAGAGTAACAAAACAAACCAAATATAAAAGCAAAGATAGAATCTAGTTCAAGTCCTGCCTTAATTGAACCTCAATTTCAGGAAACCCTAActtcatttttaaaaaaaaaaagaaggaaattaTGTTACCTggttttgaattgagaaatggaaGAGGAGGAAATATCCACTCGTATCTCGACGTAG contains these protein-coding regions:
- the LOC110646828 gene encoding dolichol kinase EVAN, translating into MIVCFSPYLNGERAVVILFIGCVLFSLPLSLLLHGVALSLLAIFALYVEIRVDISSSSISQFKTRPGASSGILLGAVTLSAVMLSKLIQLSRAFSFHEIESEELNYLAIQYWATYASCFSVLIFLCFVMRHSLDNAHSPPHWSWGAKFGLSCIVLSAALFILSGTGMQTTLKLLWVLFHGFAAVKLVQHLLNTFPSCASIGEALLVTTGLVLYFGDMLACTISKLHGYLISSESDHVQYGIQRSEISTIIQGLLLGLLLFPVFFKFVLHTWDCLFSATVLASGTYERGRTFLFYSSLGLITVVITPSWMQFVQDFQVHPFLWVLTFVFSEPVKRLSLCIYWLCVIYASVLRFYNISRSSKIERILLRKYYHLMAVLMFLPAVIFQPKFLDLAFGAALAVFLTVEIIRIWRIWPLGQLVHQFMNAFTDHRDSDLLIVSHFSLLLGCALPIWMSSGYNDRPLAPFAGILSLGIGDTMASMVGHKYGVLRWSKTGKKTIEGTAAGITSVLAACSVLLPILASTGYIFTQHWVSLLLAVIVSGLLEAYTAQLDNAFIPLVFYSLLCL